A segment of the Calypte anna isolate BGI_N300 chromosome 4B, bCalAnn1_v1.p, whole genome shotgun sequence genome:
CCCACCCCCTCAAGCAGTTCTGTGCTAGGACAGTCAGGCACAAGGTGCAAGCTTACCATGCATCTCTACAGATACTCACTTCGTACTCTTGTACTTTTCCCTGATGGACTGTtgtgtgtgctgtgctgctttgaGGTAGGTCTTGTGTAGGTCCATGAGGCAAGGCTTGATATCTTCAAGGGTATAGCCTGTTACTTTGCACAGGGCTTCAGGCtgtgggaaaaaagaagaacatTTTAACATTACTGTTCACTTACACAGGTGGAGCTTTTAGCTTCATGCTGAAACTCTGTTCCAGTAGGCTCATTTTCTTAAGCACAAAATAGTTTAATAATGCTCAGACTCCAGCAATTCACATAGATTTCCACTTATCCTGAAAACTACCATACTCTAAACAAGCATTCCTTGCTTCCAGAAAGCCTAGGTTTTCCTGCTGCCCTTTCCTCATCACAAGGAAGCTGCTTACAGCTTTGAGAAGGATCACCAGAACAGAGTGCATCAGTACATGAGCGTAGAGGGGCTGTGATTCCTGCAGTCCAAGAATCCAGCACTGCTTATGAACACATTAAACATGCATAAAGGTACAGGAAGGCTCAAGTTTTAGTGCTACATACCCAACTTTGTCCAGTGATTGTATAGTCTGCTAGAtgaaatgctgcagcagctATAACTGATGGCAAGTATTTCAGGTAAGGATCAGCATCAATTAGACTCAGCTCCCCAAGGTACTGCAAGGGAAACAACAGAATTAAAATCATCTGCATCCAAAATAAAGTAGAAGAGAATTTAACAGCTGCAATAGAACCTGAATTTACGTTTCCAATCCTGTAACCAGTCAGAGGGACAACTTTTACTAGTTTCCACTTTCTTGCTTAGCATCTGCTGTTAGGTACTGTCAGTGTTCCCAGTGCATGCTTTTTCAACAGCACTTCTTCTAATACTTAGAGATACTTAAGTTACACAGGCTAAGCTAGTAATTCCTACTTACCATTGATAAGCTCTCCACTTTAGCATTTGGCTGCTGATGTAGGAAATACTGAGTGAGAAACTGGTTGATTGTTGGAGCTGCCAAGTCAAACGACAAAACCTTCAAAATTAAGTGCTCCATCCTTAAAACCTGCTTCTTGGTATAGGTGTCATCTGTGATGTAGACAAACTCTGCAACTTCAGGGGGGTAGATTTCTTCAAACTTTCTGCCAGGAGAAATTGTTATGAGCAAATTACTGAGTAGTGGAGTAGAACTCTACTATAGAGTAGAACCCTATAACCAGGAAGATTTAATGAAAGCCAGCATGCTAATTTATATTTTGACATGACAAATAGCTGGGCACTCTTATTAAACAAGATTGGTGCACTTGGTTTAGTAGCTCTTGACTCAGAATAATATGTATTTGTCAAGCTACAATAGCCTGATCTTTTAACACTAAGCTACTTGGGAGTCAGTTATGAAAATTCCAGAAGAACCCACCAAACTAATAACTGGTACAAACAACTTTCTTCCATATCCCTCGTGCATATTCCCTCAAATACTATTTAGAAACCCTTTGCTACTAGAGCTAGAAATAACGAGTCCTCACATAAGGTCAATCTACAAAGGCAACCTAGAACCTTGCCTGTAGTTTCATACAAACTACCAAGCTTTTAGGGGGATAAGTCctgatttttcttccagtgtgaAGCCTTCTGGAGTCAATCTGAAGGCAACAGAAATGTGATAACTACAAGATTTTCATCTGTATGAGACCAGCAGATGGAATTTTAAATGGAACAATTTCACTTACGATGCAAGCAGCATAGCTGCAGTGCCCACAAGCTGAAGTTTTCCTCTCAAAACAGACATTGACGAAAGAAACCTGTCGATGTAATTTACAGCTAAGTGCAGAGTTTCATTCTGTAATTTGTATTCTTCTCCAACTTCCACCAGCCAGTCCACAAGAATAGCCCGCATGTTGTTTGTGATATCAGGTTGCTTCTTCATGTAACCTATTTTAGGCTTGCATTTCACCTGTAGGTTTAGATGACAGATAAGACTGAGTTTGGGCTAAGTCTCAGTCAGAAAGCAGATACTTAAAcccaaatttaaattttaaacagtttaaaCAGGTCAGAAGTAAACAATAGTAAATCTGGTATCTAGAAACTATATTTCCATAATCTTGCTTTCCAGCTTTTGTTCAGTGCACAGCACAATCAACTTTACcacaaaaaaaagtcttgtgtTCACAGCATATTATTACTCCATTTCTAGCAAGTTTCAGTGATTGTAGTAACTAATGTTTATATGGCTTTCTCAGCCCAAGATGTTTCCCAGATAAGCTGTATGCAAACAAGACAAAAGGCAGCAGCTCACCTCCATTTCCCTAAGGTACTGATGGATATCGCCGATATAGTCTGGGACGTTATTCACGTTTggtttctcttctgcttccGAGGTTATTGAAATGTCCATAATACTTGGAGAATCTAAGCAGGAGATAATAGCCATAGTAAAACAAACCCAGCCAGATGGCTTCCTTACAGCACAGAGAACTATCCAAATCTCTATCATGTTGATGGAGGCTCTCTGGGACTGTCGGGTCTTTTGCCTCCTAGGAATTCATAGAAGTCACTCAACTAGACTGGGAGTGAAAGGGCCTCTAGGGAACGTTACTGCAATAAGGAGGCTTGCCATTTCCCTATGTCTTCTCCCCCCTAGGAATAATGGGGAAAAGACCTCTTTTGCACTTATGTAGTGCTCAGTGCAGTTTGTGTTACTCTGCTACATAGAAGTAAATCCTGTAAGCTTAGCGACTGCATCTTAAAACAGTGCTGGAGTAGCAGAGCTTtttagaatcattaaggttggaaaagatctccaagatcatcaagtccagccatcAACCCAAATTCACTAtgcccactaaaccatgtctcaAAgcctacacatttttttaacacccCAGGCACTGTGCCTCTACcagttccctgggcagcctgtttcgGTGCTTGACCAGTCTTTCAGttcagaaatttttcctaagaTACAATCTTTTGTGGACTGCAGAAGTAGACCTTGATGAAATCCACCCTCACATATTCATGCAGGTTTTACATAAGATGGATCTCAGAGCTCCCATTTCCTTACATACTGGGAAGAGCTCAAAATGCTTGCACCAGTAAAGCAGTACCTGGGTGAAAAGTCTCAGAATCCACCTGAGTGAATAATAATCCCTCTAATCTTACAGTGGTAGCAAAAGGTAAGGCTTTAAGGGATGCTTTTTGCTGTGGTCTTGTTTTTCTCATGAGATCCCAATAGTTAAGCATCAAAGCATCAAGTTACCTACAATGTGCAGTGAATAGAGTAATTATAGAAAAATTGTTGTACTGCTACTGAAGTAGCAGACTCAAAACGGTGGAGGAGCTTTTACAAAGGGCATATAGAaacaggacaagggataatggctttaaactgaaagaaaataggTATAGATACGAGGAATAAGTaattcagtgtgagggtggcaAGAATCTGGCCACCCAGGGAGGCTGGGGagtggatgccccctccctagaagtgtttGAGGACAGGTTCAAAGGGTcatggagcaacctggtctggtgggaagtgcccctgcccatgcagggaggttggaactggatgatccttaatgtcccttcacacccaaactattctgtgattctataaaataaaccaacagaAAAGGAATCTTCCAAGACTAGTCAAACTAGTCTGCACTCCCAAGAGTTTCAGGATCTTCAGTCCTCCTCCAGTTTGCTCTAGAAATCCTTCGGTAGGAAACAACGCTGTacagccctgctcagctccGGGCTTCCTGTGGGAAGGGTCCTGCAGACACGGGTGCCCAGAGAGTGCACCAGGAGCCCGGGGCACCCCTCCCCGCGGGCTGGGGGGGTACCAGCAGGACCCTGGGGTGTTGGGAGCTGCCAGAGCACCCGGGAGGTCTGTGTGAGTGTGTCACGTACCGAAGCTCAGCTCCATGGCGTTGTCCAGGGGGGCTAAGGGCCGCCGCACCCCCAAGGCGCAGACCGCGGCGCGCAGCCCCagcgccgccgcctcctccttcTGGGTGGCCGGGctgccccgccgccgccgccgctgctgctgctccccgtCCGGTTCGTCCACATGGATAGTGAAGGGCTGCTGCCCGCCGACcggccgccccgccgccgcgcCATGGCCCTCACCGCCTCCCCGCGCCGCCTGTGGGAGAGCCGCCCGTCAGCTCCGCCGAGAGCCCAGCCCGGCCCCGCCGAGAGCCcagcccggccccgccgctgaCAGCCGCCGCTGACAGCTCCCGCCACTCCAAGATGGCGCCTCCCTCCCCTACAGCCTCCCGCAGCCCCCCCGCGCTCCGCACCGCCTCACCTGCAGCGAGAGCCCGGGACGCTGCTGGGCGCCCCGCAGCAGCCCCAGCGCCACGCGGGTGCCGGCGGGAGGCTGCGCTTTGCTCCCCGGGGGAACGTTCTCCTGGTTCTCCTGCTCCGCCAGCATGGTCGCGGCTGCGGGTGGTGCCGAAGACGGGGGCGGCCGGAGGGGAGGGCAGCGGGGCCGGAGGGAAGAGAGCGGGGCCGGAGGGGAGGGCAGCGGGGCCGGAGGGGAGGGCAGCGGGGCCGGAGGGGAGGGCAGCGGGGCCGGAGGGGAGGGCAGCGGGGCCGGAGGGGAGGGCAGCGGGGCCGGAGGGGAGggcagcggggccggggccgccgGAGGGGGATGGGCACAGCTCGTGCCGGCGGCCGCCAAGTCTCGCGCCGCGGCGCCGCTCTCGCCGTTCAAGTAGCCCGCGACTATTGAACCGGCCAATGGGAGGGCGCGTTGCGTCACGCGGACTACGGGCGGCGGCAGGGGACAAAACGGGCGGGAGGCGGGAGAGGGCGGGGCGTGTCAGGGGTGCGGGTGACCCAGCCCAAAGCCCGCACACGGCAGGGACGCCGCTCCAGACTTGGCTGCTCCAAGCTCccgtccaacctggccttgaacactgccaggaaggcagcagccacagcttccccgGACAGCCTGTGCCTGTGTCCCGTCAACcctcagaggaaagaatttctccctaattaAATCCAGCCCCTTTCCGCTTGAACCTGGTGCCCCCCATCCTGTGGCCCACGCCCCCATAACAAGTCCCTCCCCCGAGCCTTCAAGATGCTCCGGgggaagctgaggaagaaggaggtaAGAAAATACCTTCCCCGATGGAAAACAGGTCTGTCCTTTCAATGGCTtaagttcttttttatttcatttctgtatcCACAAGTTGGTTCATAGCTTCTATTCTTAAACACAAGTGACTCTGAAGTCAGGAAGGTAGAAGACACCAAATCCTGGGAGTTTTGAAATGAGAAACACTGACACAAGAGGAGCACAAAGGGAGTTTAATGCCACCCACTCTTTAACAAGAGTCAACATGCAGCTATAGAAGCAGCTGGCTGTGGGCTGAACTTCAGAGCACTGTCCCCCCAGCAGTGGGTGTGGTGAGGGTCTCACAGCACTGtctccctgcagcaggcacCTGATAGACTTGCACATACTTTAATACCTCAGTATCTTCTCTGGTGAAGTCTCTGAAAACTCGTTTCTTTATGCATTCTGAAAAGACCACTGCATTTAATCTTTAACAGTACCAAAAACATCTTTGCAGAAAAGGTATTTGGTATTTACATCTCCATTTCCTTTAGCTACAAAGAACAGTGTACATAGAAACTCTGGGTGCATTTAACATAAACAACAGTTTATATGAAATTAAGCTGACCAATGTGTTCAGTGTGATAATTATGAGTAAAACCTGAAGACTGACTGCACCAAAAGACTGAATGTGGTGCTCTTCTTAAAAAGTGTCTTAAACTTGATACTTAACTAccttgatttaaaaacaaaaaaaacaaaaaacaaaacaaaaaaaattactctgtttTTGCCTTGTCAGGCTACAGCCTCAAAGAAAGCAATTAGTCCATCTTGATCACAGCCATCCAGAATTTCCAGAAGGAGAGGAACTTTGGTTTTCACGTTGGTgcctttaaatttaaatttatctaTGAAGAGATCTGTGATCATACCTGCAAAGGTAAATTCCCAGAATTTATAATTCACCTTGTTTTGATTATGTGGTATCTCAAATAATTATTACATGCCAACTATTCTAGCTTATTCTGGGTTTAGAAACAAGACTCCTGTGAAAGCTATGTtttaaacaaacccaaaacaccatTAGAACAGCCCAGattccagctccatcccaaaGTATGTATTTCTGTCTTACAATTACCCACATCTGAAACACTAAAGAGAGAGAACCATGTCACAGGACAGGCAGTGAGGACTCTTCCTTACACTGTGCATACAGAGGCTTAAAAAAGCAGTACCTGAGAACTGTACAGGTAACACCAGAAGTTAGAGGATTTCCTTCACTAAATGAGTCTCTCTTCTCACCCCACACACCTTTTTCTGACCAGACATAAATACTTACATACCTACTGTTGTCCTGAAGCTACCCAAGTGTACCTActgaacaaattatttcaattcTGCTAATACTGACTTCAAAACTTTTTCAGTTGTGTCCAGCATGCTCTCCAGACATTAagttgcatttaaataaaaagctgaattGGTCAACAAACCATAAAGTCTCTCAAGATGTGCAGGTTGTTTCTTGTATTCCTCAAGCAGCTCATCTGCCTCTTCCAAAATGCTGCGGTATTTTGGTAGCAGGAAATCCACGTTTCCTTCATGAACTTGTAATTCCTCAAAGACATTTCAAATGATAAGAACTAACAGCATTTAAGTATGCTCACAAAGAGCATCAAAGTAAGAAGAAATGGTTGTCCATTTTCATCACCCCCTCCCCCTCAAAAAAGTTACCAAGAAAGATACATGAAGGCAAGTTTTTGATGGCAAAATCCTGGCTGCTGGAAAAAGTCCAAGAACTGAGACAACCTGCCTAGCTGGTACCTCCCAAAGAACAACCACTAAGGAGTGTATTAAGCAAAAGATTAATAAGTAGATAATTTAGAAGTTACAACACACTAGGATAGAGTTCCAAAGCAAGGAAGTCACATCTGTTCTGGAATGATGGCATCCCAAGAcctaaaaagcttttaaaggtTAGttgaaagagacaaaaaaggaactggaaaatCACAGTAGGCAAGAAGAGAATGTTCAATGCCTTCTTCTGTCGATTTAAGCATACTAACCCACCACACTGTTGTCTAGTTATACAGTACAAATGGGAATTTTACTTGAAGAGGTCTGTCTCCGagataattaaaatacatgTCCTGGGAATTGAAAGGGAACAGACACCAGTGTTACACACATCTGACTCCCAGCCCTACAGATTGATCTGACAACAGAAAAATCCTTCCACAAGATTTTGGATACTTACTCTCAAAGCATCTATTAAGTGAACCTTCTTGGCCAACAGCTGCTGATACTCTAATTTAGGGTGGATAAGTTTTAATGTGTGCCTCACAGATTCTTCATTTATGTCTaataggaagtaaaaaaaaaagaaactcaacaAGCAGATGAATAATTCATACTCCATTTataagaatttaaaatgaaagacaacaaaataaagaagaaaacattaccATATGAGATGCTGAGATTAATCTTCCTTTTTGTAGCCTCTTTGGAAAGCACATCCTTTAGGATAGATATTGTAGAAATGTTGTCAGACTTAAAACATCCCTCACCTTTTctatgaaggaaagaaaactttaagCAAACTTATCTTGAAGACACATACATGCACTAATTTGTCCCTACACTGCCCCTACAAAGGCCTGTAAATTTATGCCCAAATCAAAGAAACCAGGCTGTAAAGGCTGAAATGATTCTCCATGTATCAGGAGGCTTTATACACACCTACACTGTTCTCTCATTCCCAGTGtaatttcaacagaaaaaagccTGCTCCAGTAAATGAGATATAGTGGTGTGGACGTATCTCGGGAATTTCTGTAGACATATACAAAGGAGTCATCTTTATTGTATGGCTCTAAGATTATTCAGTGAATATTCATGACTGTATTCATTCCTCCCAAGTTTTATCACAGCAATGCCCTGAGGCCAAACAAGCTTCAGTATCACAAGGGAAAATAAACCACACCCCCCTCAAAGAAAACCACCACCCAACAACTTTCTACATTATGAGTAAACAACAGGTATGGTAGGCTGGGAACAGGCTGGAATTTGTGTAATTAcaacaattaatttttcctcacGTTACGGTTACATCTTCAGGTGGACATAGATAATTTGTTGAAGAAAGATAATTAATTTGAGAATAGAGTATTAAACACAATTGCGTAAtagaagctgcaaaaaaagaacTTATTCAGCTTAATGATGATGgcatttctgtttgcagaagtATTGCATGTCTTCTAAGTTCTTTATGctcagtacaaaaaaaaaaaaaaaagaaattagaaaataatagaTATTACACAACAATTTCACTGGATTAGTTAGCTATGTTCTTTAAATCCTACAAGCACACCATCATCTTAAAAACAGACCAGGGCTTTCCTCCTGgcaattttgttttttggacCAATGTCAAGAAAAACCCTATTTGAGTTACAGATTGCATCATTTCTGCACAGTGCTCACTCCTGACAATgtctgacaattttttttagtaagaTTCCTCTTCTCTTTAGTGGGAATTTTGATGGGGCTGAGAGCTGAGGGGTGAACAGTAGGATGTAAGTGAAATGGTACTTGCAGACTGGCCAAGAGTGAAAGAGACAAAAGCCCCAGTGCAGACCCACTGCACTTTTGTAATTGTATTTTACCTGTAAGTACTTTCAAGCTGTGTACCCAGGAAGgtgttctgaaaataaaaggtgaTACTGTCTCCAGCAGGAGTCTTCTCAGGCACCTCAGGCAAGCAAAACACAACCCACGAGTGAATTTCAGATAAACTGAACTGGCCTTTGAGCATCAGTGTATTCATGGGTctatgacattaaaaaaatattagttatAAAGGAGGGGCACTGTCAGTTCACTAGTTACCCATATGTTCTGTTCCTTTTAACATCCTGGAAAAAGTAAGGTATCTTGTTAAGTAGTTAGGTATGGCAGATTATAGTGACTTTTCTGTACTTCAAGACAAATATTATGCATACattaaagttttatttcctaGTAGGCATGTCAGAACTGGATGAGAAACTAGTTGGAAGTACCTGACATATCTCCTTTCAAGTTGTTGAACCTGAAACTTATGACAAAGGTAAATAACTGACAATACAGCAAGTATGACTAAGAGCCTCAACAGTCTCTCATGCTGTAAACCACAGGCGTAGCACTTGTATCAAGAGCAAGGCACAATGGAGTCCATTGGCACATACAAGCATTTGGTATCACTCCTTCAATCTTTCAGTTTTGTGTTGAAGCAAGCAATAACTTTGTGGAAATACAAGGTATTAACCAAGGAGTAGGGAAAAATCAAGCAGAAATTGCATAAAACTAGGTTGCTAACAGAGATAAGGTGGAGGGAACCTTGTCTCACTTTTGGAGACAAGTTAGCTATGGGAAAGAATTACATAAAAAGGGTGGAGGGGAAAATGAGGCTGAAAGTGAAAAGACTGTGGTTACAAACTCAGGCAAGGTTCCTTTCTACCACACCCTCAGGTCTACAATCACATGGGGCTGCAGTATAACCAGAGtcagaaatatagaaaataacCTGAAAACAAGGATGAAGAATAACAAGGAAATCAGGAATGTGTTAAATCCaagttttctgtcagaaaaccTGTAAATGGAGCTACAGGCTCAAAATCGTGGGTTAGGAAAGACATACTTCAGTTTATAGAGTAAACAATGTTTCAACTTAAATGGGTCAGTTTTTCAAGACAttcaagagatttttctttgcaaataccTGTCATGGTCAATAGAGTGAGTTCTCTGATGAAGTGAAAGTGGTTTTATTTGGTACTGACGAACTTGGCAGGTTTTTGGTTGAATCCTTGGAGTTACATATGCTTGAAGTGTCCCATACTGTCCTTCAATTGATCGAACCTgcacaaataaaagcaaaacccaaaaaaaagaacaaaagggGAAAGATTAATTTACCACAACTTGGAAAATTGATGggtattaaaaatatattaaagaaaaactgtatttgttcAAGAATATCTAGACTACTATATGCTTGATAGTGACTATAAAGAGGAGatgaagaatatttaaaaactagATTAAGTGCAGGAGTTCATTCTCTATTTCATCTGTGCATGTGCAAACAGTACAGCTTTTAAATCTTGGTGACTTTATTTCCAAAGacaaatctatttatttttattaaaaacactgaagtgGATGTCTTCCTGCAAAAACACTACTTTTTGAGTTCTGAGACCTTATACACAGGACATGAACAAGGTTATAAAGCAAACCTGTTCTTAAACTCCAGtctgctctttttttgtgttcagtttttttttttttgtttgtatgaaGCTCTTCTGGTCACTTCTCTGTCTACTTTGGCAGCTGTATTGGTGCTACAGGTGGGACACTCCTGTTTCTTGTCAGTTCTGTGTGAGTGGCAGACTTATTAGTGCACTCTGTGTGACTGGTCTCAGCAGAGAAGTGGTTGTTGCACTGCTGTGTGCTCAGGAGTGTGGAGAGTGTGCACTGTGAATGTGTTTACGGTCAGCCCCTGGAGATCCTCAGCGTGTGGCAGCAAGGTGGCAGCAGGACCTCTGCAGATTCCATCTTGTCACATTAGGATTCAAATGCAAGAGTGACTGTGAAGTGTTTTGATGACACACTCCACTATGAGACACAAGTTTATGAATGGTTTTAGTGGGGGAGTAGAAAACAAACCTCTTCTTGTGTATCATGAATgcatttgattaatttttcttgttttcgGCAACTACATAAAGAGAAAACCTAGAGCCTGTGCATATTGAGGATTTTCTTAAACACAATATCCTACACCAGTTCCCCTGTTGGTAGCCACAAAACATGTGAATTTGGTGGACTGTTCAAAATAAGCCCCAAAACACCCACGTGCCATTCATATGATAAGCATGGAATGACTGGATTTGCTGCTTCTCCAAACTACAAATCCAGTCTATATTCCCAGGTTACTTCTCAATGCAATTTCCTTCAAATACTTCAAAGGACAAGTGCTATAGCTTTCCTTCCTAAGCCTCTTTCCATCTGAAGTTCCACACATGGTCTCCAGATTCAAGTATTTTCACAATCTGCCATTTCCCTACTGCTTTCACCTTAAGGACACTTGAGAAGGATCTCAGGTTCTCCTCTGGAGCAGAAGTTGGTCTGATCATTCGCTCAGGATAAGATGTCAGTCCAGACAGAGATCTCTCTCCATTTCTAAGTGGACAGCTACATGAACCTTAATTTgttatggaaaatattttggagcATTTACCTTAAGTTCAAGTCTCATAGTATTTGCTTGGCATCGGTAAGTCACAAGAAGAAAGTTGCTATTTGGctgtaagcagaaaaaaaaagtaatacaaAACACTTATGGATTCACAAAACTTAACTGTTTGTATCTGCAGTCAAAACAAGTAGATAGTTTTACTATTTGTAAAGCTATTTTACAAAACTTTAATACAAAAAAGTAATACATGGTTCCCTTGAATATTCCACTTATTTTAATGATGgtagaattttttaaatgtctctaTATAAATACAGATCAACTAAAGCCTCTTACATTTTCTAATACCACCATAAAAACTATTATACAGATATCTATTTTTCATCTGGTGAATATATTCATCAGAATATTATAGCAACATCCAAAACctaaattaaaatcagaaaaaaaaatataccaaaaaaacccaccttaaaatagaaaactaaTTTCTGAAAGCACCAGGGTAGAAAGCACCAGGGCAGACCAATGATGTGCAAATTTAGTTCTTAAAACTAAAATACTTAAAGAAGTTACAAGGAAAAAGactgcagaatattttcataatGCCAAGGTAGTTCATGGATTTCCTCCAGCCCTAAGCATCATCAGTAACTCTGTATTTAAGTTTGTCATATTATATAAAAAATGCACCAAAACATATGACTCGCCACACAGCAGAATGTCTTTTGAATTCCtgaagaggcaggaaaaaagcatGAGAGCAGTTGCTTCTGGAACCTTGTGCATATTTAACTGTGCTGTGTGTCAAGACCTACCACTAACTCCCAATCTCCAGTATTTCTCGTGAAACTGAGCTCTCCAAAATTGCCAGACTCAGTTGTTTAAACtcaataaattttaaatcacaaatataaaatcaatattctattttaaaaatgtaacactAAGAGCCTTCATCATGCAGTCTCTGTATCACCTCTGTTGTTTCACTCACCTCAGAATCACAGCTGCTAAAACTAACAACAGCAGAATTTTTGTCTACATCCAGCAAGTCTACTGGTACATCACTCTGCAGAACatatgaggaaggaaaaataaaaagctttgaaTGTAGCTTCGAATGCATTTATCCTTTAATTGTCATCAATTATTTTAGTGAGGGAGAGACAATGCCTCCTTCATCTGAGAGGTAAAAGCTGAACACACAGTTTACCACTTAATCCCAGAGTAAGGTGATAATCTTTCTCTTAATCTTACATACAGAGCCCTGAACCCTGCTGTGGCTGGCATACAAGTTCTGTATTACGTGTAATTCAAGTGTGCTTTATTCATGTGCATGAAGGATCTTCATGAAGTGTTTCCCTGTTTTAATGAGGGAATTACAATATTCATTCAGGAAACCAAGGACTGTATTACACAACTACTTATAAGCCTTTTGCttgacaaaacattttttacacCCACCACTTCTTATCTGAATGTGTTTCCactggaattaaaattaaatctaaatctaaccctgttttgaaaatgagatttaagGGTATTAGAATTATTTATTCCTTGATTTGGTACTGCTTTATAACTTCACAGAAGTGTCAGGTAATGTTGAAAAATATGCAACATACTTCCTAAAACAAGTTTTTGAACAGTTTTATTGTCTTCTCGCAGCAGAGGAATACCAGATATGGCTTTTTCTTTGATGAAATATAAAGCAGTAAATT
Coding sequences within it:
- the CCNA2 gene encoding cyclin-A2; amino-acid sequence: MLAEQENQENVPPGSKAQPPAGTRVALGLLRGAQQRPGLSLQAARGGGEGHGAAAGRPVGGQQPFTIHVDEPDGEQQQRRRRRGSPATQKEEAAALGLRAAVCALGVRRPLAPLDNAMELSFDSPSIMDISITSEAEEKPNVNNVPDYIGDIHQYLREMEVKCKPKIGYMKKQPDITNNMRAILVDWLVEVGEEYKLQNETLHLAVNYIDRFLSSMSVLRGKLQLVGTAAMLLASKFEEIYPPEVAEFVYITDDTYTKKQVLRMEHLILKVLSFDLAAPTINQFLTQYFLHQQPNAKVESLSMYLGELSLIDADPYLKYLPSVIAAAAFHLADYTITGQSWPEALCKVTGYTLEDIKPCLMDLHKTYLKAAQHTQQSIREKYKSTKYHGVSLIDPPETLNLLQ